A genomic segment from Glycine max cultivar Williams 82 chromosome 1, Glycine_max_v4.0, whole genome shotgun sequence encodes:
- the LOC100813533 gene encoding uncharacterized protein: MPPSRNKTMKLYIAASDKTIGSMLAQEDDDGVEHAIYYLSRVLNDAETRYTAIEKLCLCLYFSCAKLKQYIKPVDVYVYSHYDIIKHMLSKPILHSRIGKWALALTEYSLTYKPLKSVKGQIVADFIVDHSVIEMPQDYVDTEPWILYFDGSKHKHGTGIGVLIISPNKVPTKFKYKIKGLCSNNEAEYEALITGLEILISLGARNVNIRGDSELVLRQLTQEYKCVNEHLAKYFVIASSLLNHFDYINIEHIPRQENQEANDLAQIASGYKMSKEKLTQLIEIKDKLVLPEPLSTKLPMPKLVGASTPQNNEDESMDDLQEKIQILAIDNMLDNDWRKSIVEYLENPIGNVARKVKYRALNYVVMGNDLFKKTAEGVLLKCLSESEAYLAVSHVHSGACGSHQAGHKMKWLLFRQGLYWPSMLKDCIEFAKGCQECQKHAGIQHVPASELHSIIKPWPFRGWALDLIGEIKPASSKNQRYIIVGVDYFTKWIEAVPLPNVDQEAVISFIQNHIIYRYGIPETITTDQGSVFTGRKMQEFAQETGFRLLTSTPYYAQANGQVEAANKIVINLIKKHIAQKPRNWNKTLDQVLWACRNSPKESTNTTPFRLTYLQSARVQKQMDIPIDHYWKMMSDELVDLDEERLRALEVLTKQKERIAKAYNKESEVKNF, translated from the coding sequence ATGCCTCCTAGTCGAAACAAGACTATGAAGTTGTATATTGCTGCGTCTGACAAGACCATTGGTAGCATGTTGGCTCAGGAAGATGATGATGGCGTAGAGCATGCAATTTATTATCTTAGTCGTGTACTAAATGATGCAGAAACTAGATATACTGCCATAGAAAAACTTTGTCTTTGTTTGTATTTCTCTTGTGCAAAACTTAAGCAATATATAAAGCCTGTTGATGTTTATGTATATTctcattatgatattattaagcaCATGTTGTCAAAACCTATTTTACACAGTAGAATTGGAAAATGGGCTTTAGCATTAACAGAATATTCTTTAACGTACAAGCCTTTGAAATCTGTTAAGGGTCAAATTGTGGCAGATTTTATTGTAGATCACTCAGTGATCGAAATGCCGCAAGACTATGTCGATACAGAGCCTTGGATTTTGTATTTCGATGGTTCGAAACACAAACATGGAACTGGAATTGGAGTTTTAATAATATCCCCCAATAAAGTTCCaactaaattcaaatataaaatcaaagggCTTTGTTCTAATAATGAGGCTGAGTATGAGGCTCTAATTACAGgccttgaaattttaattagccTGGGGGCAAGAAATGTTAACATAAGGGGTGATTCAGAATTAGTGTTGAGGCAATTAACACAAGAATACAAATGTGTTAATGAACATTtagcaaaatattttgttatagcAAGTTCTCTTCTGAATCATTTCGATTACATTAACATTGAGCATATACCTCGACAAgaaaaccaagaagcaaatgattTAGCCCAAATAGCTTCAGGGTACAAAATGTCGAAGGAAAAGTTAACTCAGTTGAtcgaaataaaagataaactgGTGTTACCAGAGCCATTAAGCACTAAATTGCCAATGCCAAAACTTGTGGGGGCAAGTACACCACAAaataatgaagatgaaagcatgGATGATCTCcaggaaaaaattcaaattttggccATTGACAATATGTTAGATAATGATTGGAGAAAGTCCATTGTTGAATATTTGGAAAATCCAATAGGCAATGTGGCTCGAAAGGTCAAATATAGGGCTTTAAATTACGTGGTTATGGGAAATGATTTGTTTAAAAAGACTGCAGAAGGAGTGTTGCTAAAATGTCTAAGTGAATCAGAAGCATACTTGGCAGTTTCCCATGTTCACAGTGGGGCCTGTGGATCACATCAAGCAGGCCATAAAATGAAATGGCTTTTATTTCGACAAGGTTTGTATTGGCCTTCGATGTTAAAAGACTGCATAGAATTTGCTAAAGGCTGTCAGGAATGCCAAAAGCATGCAGGGATACAGCATGTACCTGCTAGTGAGTTACACTCCATAATCAAACCTTGGCCTTTCAGAGGATGGGCTTTGGACCTAATTGGTGAAATCAAGCCTGCTTCTTCTAAGAACCAGCGTTATATCATAGTTGGTGTCGATTACTTTACAAAATGGATCGAAGCAGTCCCTTTGCCAAATGTTGATCAAGAAGCAGTAATTAGTTTCAttcaaaatcatattatttataggtATGGTATTCCCGAAACAATTACCACTGATCAAGGTTCAGTTTTTACTGGAAGAAAAATGCAAGAATTTGCCCAAGAAACTGGCTTTCGATTATTAACCTCAACACCATATTACGCGCAAGCAAATGGTCAGgtcgaagcggccaataagattgtaattaacttgattaaaaaacacattGCCCAAAAGCCAAGAAATTGGAATAAAACGTTAGATCAAGTTCTATGGGCATGTAGAAATTCTCCTAAGGAATCAACTAATACTACCCCATTTCGACTGACTTATTTGCAATCAGCCAGGGTACAAAAACAAATGGACATTCCAAtcgaccattattggaaaatgatGTCAGATGAATTGGTTGATTTAGATGAGGAGAGATTAAGAGCATTAGAAGTTTTgactaaacaaaaagaaagaattgcTAAGGCTTATAATAAGGAAAGTGAAGTCAAAAACTTTTAA